From the genome of Candidatus Effluviviaceae Genus I sp.:
GAGAACTGCACGGGGCCATCACCTGAGGTACTGGTTCTGCTTCCGCTCAGTGCCGATCGTCGTCGCGGGACCGTGGCCGGGAAGGACCAGGGTGTCGTCCGGAAGCGTGAGGAGCTTCTCCCTGATGGACGCTGCGAGAACCTCCCACGCGTCCGTGCCCACGCGGCTGCTCGCGGGGAGGTCGGTGCGCCCCACTGACCCGGCGAAGAGCGTGTCTCCCGTGAGGACGAACCCCGGGCCGAGGAACGCAACGCCGCCGAGGCTGTGGCCCGGCGTGTGGAGGACCGTGAGCGTGACGTCCCCGACCGCGAGCTCCTGTCCGTCCTTCAGAAGCTGGTCGGCCGGGGTCGCGCGCACGTCGAGGCCGAACATCTTGCTGCTGTTGAGAATGCTGTCGCTGAGCTTGAGACCGTCGAACTCGTGAATCGCGACCTCGGCGCCG
Proteins encoded in this window:
- a CDS encoding MBL fold metallo-hydrolase; amino-acid sequence: MLQWTVHDAGPGVLLKSAAVGFADANCYILGCARTLRGAVIDPGTDVREQWMAIVDEALRNSLKIERILNTHGHPDHFAGNDLLRRAFGAEVAIHEFDGLKLSDSILNSSKMFGLDVRATPADQLLKDGQELAVGDVTLTVLHTPGHSLGGVAFLGPGFVLTGDTLFAGSVGRTDLPASSRVGTDAWEVLAASIREKLLTLPDDTLVLPGHGPATTIGTERKQNQYLR